TGAATCCCCCGCCAGACCCTGCGTTGCAACCAGTTAACCCATAATATGCGAACCCCAGGTATCCAACCCTGCAACACCGCGAGATCGGAAGAGGCTTGCTGAACGATAGAGAGGCCAGTCCGCCTGCCTAGATCATTCTCGCCTAAATGAAGAACAATGATATCCGGCTCAGGAAACCTAGCTAAATGGTCCTGGATAACAGGGAGCAGCTGGCTCCACAGCATATCCTGCATACCCAACCAATAAACCAAGGTCCTCCTTCCAAATCCCAACTGAGTGccccagtgggaggtgctggtccacttgaaggcccaaaagaccaacgaATGGTCACACACCAGGACCCGAACGGGAGCCGCTGCtcccccagcacctgccaagaaaaacaGTGTATCAGTATCAGTACACACACCCCATTCAGTGCACATAGCGCCTGACTACTGTGAATTTCCATTGCCCAATCCTCTGGACGACGTCTTCTCGCAAACCCACGTGagtagcagtggtggcagccccgATCCGAAATGAATGCAAGGTAAGTCCCTCCACAGGGACCCTGGCTGCAATCAAGGCCTTCCGAATGACGGCCAAAAATTGATATTGAGTGAGGGGCCCCCGATCCTCATGCACAAACAAACAGCCCCCTGGGAAGGGCCCTAAATCCAGGTAAAGCTGTAAGGCAGTCACTGGACAAAGTGAAGAGTTGCTGGCAGCCGCCAGGCGGACGACATGTCCCTTACCATTTTGTTCAGTTTTAGAACGGTGTAAAAGCAAACGCGCCTCTCCCTCTGAAAAGGACAGATCTGAAAACCGCAGGCAACCGTCCCTAGGGGAACCCTTGCTTTTTGGTAATAACTCACCGGGCCGGAAAGCTCCAAAAAAGGCAACCAGTACTGCTGCTCGAAAAAGTGGGACTTCCCAGGGGGCCCCACAGCAGCCTGGCAACTGCCCAAGCAGGGCAGCTACCAAATCCAAGGTAATTTGGCGTCTAGCGTCAACTCCCGCAGGACACTCTCTAGACCAACCCTCCAGCATACGTCTAACCCGGGGGTCACTAGAGAAATCTTTGACCCCTCTGGCTTGGGCCTCAAATGCCAAAGCAGACAGATAACCACTGAAGGTAGACACAGCATGCCCCGCCCTATGGAGGAGCACCAGGAACTTCTGCAAGTGACTAACCGGTACCGGCCAAACCTCCGCCAGGCCTTCCGCCTTCCGAAAAAGGGAAAAGGCCTCAATCTTGGACGAATAACTCGCCCTGGTGCTGGGTGCCAGTGAAGCCGCTATGGCAAGCTGAGTTTCTACCTGCCAAGATGCCACAGAAAGGCAGGCATAGGCTCCGGGTGCATTGCTGATTCGGGTGCTAACTCCCTGAACCTGTTCACCTGAAAACGAGACAGGGCGTCAGCAATATTGTTCCGAATCCCTGGCACGTGGCAAGACTGAAACAAGATGTTGGCCTGAAGGCATTGCAGCACGAAGACCCTAACGAGCCCCATAACCCTCCGGGAGTGGGAATGAGTATTGATAACTTGCACCACGGCCTGGTTATCACACCAAAAACGAACTGACGAGTTAGAAAACTCGTCAGCCCAGAGGTGCACTGCTACCATTATGGGGAAAAACTCCAGGAATGTCAGGTCCCTGGTGACCCCACGCTGTGCCCAATCTACCAGCCAGCGGGCAGCACACCAACAGCCCCTAAAATAGACCCTGAAGCCTATCCCCCCAGCAGCATCCGAGTGGACCTGTAATTCAGCCTCGAGGAGCTGCTCGCTCTTCCAAAATGAAACGCCATTGAAGTCCAACAAAAAGGACTCCCAAACAGCCATATCGGCCCTGACTCCCTCGATGATCCTAACCCTGTGATGAGGGGCCCGAAGCCCAGCCATCAGATCACAGAGATGCCATAAAAAAGCCCGCCCCAGGGCCACCACCCTGCATGCGAAGTTAAGGTGCCCTGCTACTACCTGAAGCTCCCTCAATGTAGCCTTACGGGCATGCCCCAAAGCCCTAACaaggtccaagaggacccccagcTTTGCTCGCGGCAACCTTGAGCAACCCGCCACCATGTCCAACTCAATCCCTAGGAAGGAAAGCTGCGTGACTGGCCCTTCTGTCTTTTCTTTGGCCAGAGGAACGCCCAGCTCTTCTGCCAGCTCCATAAAGCAGCGTAGCAAGTGCAGACATTCTCCTGAATTACTCctgcctacaaaaagaaaatcatttaaaaaatgagcGGTAAATACCAAGCCAGCCCTCTGTCTCACTGCCCACTCCAGGAATGtgctgaaagcctcaaaggctGCACAGGAAATGAAACAGCCCATTGGCAGGGCTTGATCAAAGTAGAATTTTCCTGCGAAGGCAAAACCCAGGAGGTCAAAGTCCTCGGGGTGCACAGGAAGCAAGCGGAAGGCTGACTCAATATCACACTTGGCCAATAGCGCACCTACTCCCCGGCCCCTCACAATCTGAACTGCGTCGTCAAAGGACGTATAACGCACTGAACAAAGAACTTCGGGAATTCCCTCATTGACAGATGACCCTCTGGGGTGTGAAAGATGGTGAATCAATTGAAATTCACCAGGAGCTTTCTTGGGGACCACCCCTAAGGGAGATACCCGTAGACAGGGAAAGGGGAGGCTGTCAAAAGGGCCCAGGACCCTACCAGCAGAAACCTCCTTATTAATTTTCTTCAACACCACCGCCTCTTTACCCACGACGGACCTAAGATTACGGGACATCCATGGCTCCCGATGGGATAAAGACGGAAACCTAAACCCCTCTTGGAAACCGGAAAACAAATAAGTGGCGGCAGACCTATTGGGATAGGTCCCCAGCAAGTGCCCAAGCACctcaagcctgatggggctgggtccctttacccgcagggggtggaggggggcctCCTTTCTTATTGCTACCTGGCCTGAATTTTGAGCCGGGACTCCCAACCATGGCCCTAGGGCATGTGGAGCTCGGGTGCTTGGCACCGCAAAGCCCACATGCGTGCTTGAAACGGCACAATGCCCTCGAACACCGGCCACCGTTGTTAAATTCCCAGcagaccatgtggggttgaacccactgttggccCACCGCTGTGGCTGGTGAGATCCCATGCGACCTGGAGAGCAAATGCCCACTATCCGACCAGTCCCCCTCTATGGGGCGGGCCGGAAACATAATTACCAGCCAAAGCTCCTGCAGGGGTGTGTCCCACGGTAAggaggggtccaaggcagcccGCATGCAGAAACTTTCGTCATAGCGGATCCAGGAGGAGCCCGCAAAGTCAGAAACCGCCCTATGAATGATGTCCATATATTTTAAAAGCGCTGGGCCCCTAGCCAGTTGCGCCTGAACTATTACTCCCATATAAATAGTGAAGCCTGACAACCAATTGTTCCATGTTTTCTCGACCAGTTTGCGCTTAGTCACCTCATGTTCCTTACAGGATTCACCCTCCTTATGCTTGACCTCTGGCTCCTGAAATAAAAGACTAAATATGTCAACATATTCGCCTTTCAAAATCTTTTCCCGGGTAGCCGGGAGCAAATGGTcgcccaaaggcagccccatgccacCGTAGGGGGCATGTTGTGAAGAGGGTAAGATTCCCATAGGGTAAAAACCTGCCTGACCCCTGGTGGCATTGCACTCGCTGGTCCCGCAAGGGAACCATGGGCGGGCCTATTGCCCCAGCCGTACCTGCTCATCCACTCCTTGAAGACCTGCTGTAATCCCTGGAAAGCCCATTGGAAGACCCAATACCCAGGGTTGTGTGTAAGAGGACCAGAACGGGGCTGATCCCCAGccgcccatggcaggcatcggccagggaatgGAAGGCCAGTGGCCGGTGCCACCGGGAGGTGTTGGTGCTGCAGGTTCACCCAGCGCCatcgggacacacacacacctgagcccATAATCCAGTGATGCAGAGtgattccttgatttataaggaattaaacaagaggcttaactttggttgcagaaacattttaattatttattattttcttaatTCTAGCTAACTAGGTAACAGTCTCTTCTGCAAGAGGGGGAGAACAAAACCAACTAAACTGATAAAACAGCCAATCAATAGAAGTGTAGACTGACTCCACCACAAGGACTTAACAAAGATACATGCATATAGACGACAAGATGCCTTGGACAAGAAAAGAGACAATGCTTAGTTACACAGTAAATACCAAACAGCTTTTTCTCTTTTCCCAGGTCCCTGGGTGCCTGTTTGACCAACCAGAGTGCTGATCCTCAGTCATtctatgaggctctacacatgatcagtgtgtagagccttaaggggttctgcggggagagtggacttgacCCGCTCACCCTGCAGATAAGCAGTAGCTCATTGCggatggccaatccagctgcccagatgagcagcagcttcaGTTGGCCCAGCCACAGCTCACACGGGAGCTCTGGCAGTCTTGAGAAGGGAGTGCTGCTATGCCGTGCCCCAGCCCTCagagccccaggaatgcaccactgcctcccctcttcctcaccctcTCCCCATCCTCTCTCTCCAACCCACCCGTGGATGACACATAATTACAAAAACatggttaacggagcactcgctccattaacctcatttaggggggaggggtatttaggtgagttagctgctgttgaaccaccaggctcgcccgtaAGCCCGGAGGTTCTCAAAATCAATGGAAACTAGCCCAGTTTCCatcggtcgtgagaatagcccttaTGGTTTTTGGGGCCCACAAGCAGGTGCATGAATCCGGTTTTGGAACACACCTCAGCCTAAGGCAGTGAGCGTCCGTCTAGTGGATCAGTTGTCATGGGATGCTGTTTAGTCAGTTGTTACCAGTTTTGGGGGGAGCATGTGGAGCCCAACATGCCTCtcgagattttttttttttggttacattgcagggggggggggagaaacttgGGAGTTAGTTTagggttggggggttgggggatGGGTCTGGAGAGGCACAAGGAGCCCAGTTAAGATAGATAGGGCATGGAAGAAGATTAACAGGGACATGTGTAGGTTCATCTCATTCCACGAtggaggagcaattcctcacCCAGACATTGTTTTTTTCTTCTCCAGAGTTTTATAGGGGCAATGGAATACTTCTTTTCCCCAGAGGGACAGACATTTTCTTATGTGATGTACAGAGGAGATTGGCTGTGTTGCTTCAGGGGTGGTGGGCGGCACAAGGGGCCGAATTAGACTAGCTCCATGCTATGACAGGTACAATGTGGTTTCATTACAACTTTTAGggctggtgagcaccttaggCATGCATTTAGTGAAAAGAGGACCCAGCCAAGACCTAGATGCTTTATGGCTCAGGGATCTTTGACTGGGAATTTTCTTCCAATCTGAAGAAGCAACACCTTCCTGAAAGGCTCTGCAGCTtcagggggcggggtgggggtgggggcagatgcTCTTTGCAGACACCTGACATTAGGTCAGCTAGGAAGGGCAGCCTCAACCCCTAGGGTAAggaggctgcctggagccaagttgtgtcagccaTGGCATTTTTGGACGGGCTCGCTCCATTGGTAGTGTGCCCATAGATAACAAACTGTAGGGGGTAGAGTTCCTATCCCCATCTctttaaattattaataataaagttgtggcctctTTATACCATTTAAGTTTGTCTTGTGTCTTTATTGTCTGGGTGCAAtatatagtttggcccttaagAAGGGGTTTCATTAAATTCTTCTAGCATTTATTACATCTTTTCAGCAAGGAGAGGTGAGCTGAGGCACCTGTGAAAAGAAGATGCCCTaggccccttccagctctaaaactcAGTGATACTATAAAAGCAGGTATGAAAGGAATCTGGCAATGGGACCCTCATGCCCAGAGAAGATGAAGAAAGACTTGCAGGgctaggaggaggagtgggaagaTGTGAGCAGAAAGAATGAGTTGCATAAGTGCCAGAATGCACAGAGAAGGAATTCACAAAAGGAAAGTTGATATtgggaaagaaagggagaggagccagttatgaggaggaggagtgcaaTGGGGAGAAGAACCCATAAAGCTGTTTGGTGCGCAAGAGtaaggaacttaggaagctgccatatactgagtcaaaccattaatccatctagttcaatattgtctacacagagtagcagtggcttcttcaaggttacaggcaggagtctctctcagccctatcttggagatgccagggagggaacatggaatcttttgcatgcagatactcttcccagagtcgccccatccctgaaggggaatatctaacagtgcttgCATGTAGGCTTCCATTCAAATGAGCTGGATTCTGGCACAACTCCTAGAAGGCCAGAGTTCAAGTCTGTTTCCACTACTGGTCCTGCCAAGTGTAtgggtctgctgctgaggagTGTACATTGAAACAAAGGAGAAAATTCTATTTCTGGACTGGTTTTCATGATCAAAGTGCCACCGAAAGTCAgttgaaggagggaggaggagatgcaCGTGCTCCCAATACTCAATCATCTGGGTAAAAATGTCAGGCAGAGAACTGGGACATTTCTCTGGGTGTGAGGTACAGTCATAGTTGGTTGATGCAGGCAGGTGACTCTTCCACCCTAGATCAAGTCTAGGCCCAACTATCATTGACTCCTCACACTCAATCACTTCCTGGTCATCTGACTGACATTTTCACTGCCTGGACAATTGAGTTTTGGGAGCACAAGTGCTTCCTATTCCCTCCTCTGCCCAACGGTTGGTGGcactttgatcatgagaaccagccccaccaccaccacacacacacctagctCGTTCAATTTTTGAGCTAGAAGCATGGGATGCTGGTGATGTGCACATCTTTTCCATGCAGTTCCACTCATGCTGTGTGGGCTGCGCTTGTCCATACTGGTCCCATGCATGCTGCACCTTGTGGTGTGATTGGGCAGATTAATCATGACTAGCAGATATAGTTGATTACAAGGGTGGACTCATTCAGAAGGACTGAATGCAtgtcttccttccaaaactgacaTCCTTTCTCTAGCAAGACCTCCCTGCCATTGCTTACTCTGCTACAGATGTGTCACTCATCCAGGGAGGCCCATCATATTTGTGTGCACCTGAGGGAAGGCACCAATGCCACCTCTTCCTGCTCCTACCGCAAATGGCCCATGTGTTTGctgaggcctgaaccaggctgcagcTAGCCTGGgcggtcatttgggaggccggtgagggggggccccaccactgccactgcctctgaTGTCTCCACTGCCTCCGCCCTCCCTGCCGCCTCCAGCACCTGCATTTTACAGGAAAACTGAagcctttctcccacccccaccccacatttaatgggaatgccctttacttgtaaaggggagtcctcaccagattccactttacaTTCCACTTTaccccccgccaccccagccAGTCCATGAGCCAGTTCAGCCCAGCTCGATGGCTGAACCTGACCAGTCCCGGTTTGTCTGAGCCAGAGCTCGAACTGGCCGACAGGCTGGCTTGTACACCTTTACAACTGCACTGACTGGCTGACAATAAGTAGTAGGTAGAAAGGTGACTGGCTGGGGGATAAGTAGCAGGGAGAAAGACAGGTAGGATAGCATCCACTGAgatcgtggggtggggtgggaagagtgGTGTCTTCTGCTTTTTCAAACACCACCTATGGCAAGTGTTTCATAATGCCTACTGAAAAGGCCAGCCCTGAGCTCATCCTTTTGGGGCATGGAgatgaattgggggtggggggggctctcATGATGCTTACCTCAAACAAGAGTAAAGTATCAGGGGCCTCAGAATCTGATTTTATTTACAATCTTAGAAAAACAAATTATCAAATTCTTCTGCTTGGGTTAAATTCTGAACCATAGACAAATTATGTTCAACACCATCCCAGTCAAGCCTTGACTCCCTTCTCTTCTACCTCCCATAATCATTCTCTTCCCTTTAACTCCAACTAACAATTGGCACAGCTGGTGATAACACACTAGCTACAGCAAGATGCTGCATGAGCATTGCCCGTGGCAATATCATGCCATGCCAGTTCAGAAAGTGGGGTTTGAAGAGAATGGAAGGAGGGCTTTGGATGTTAGTGGGACGGAAAGGGACTGGGTATGTGGTAAAGTATTCCAGCTATCTGGAAGaatgaggtaaagtgtgccgttgagtcgattttgactcctggcacccacagagccctgtggttttctttggtagaatacaggaggggtttaccattgcctcctcccacacagtatgagatgatgcctttcagcatcttcccataacactgctgcctgatatatccagtggggattcaaaccagtaaccttctgcttgttagtcaagcatttccccgctgtgccacttaaggtggtatctGTAAGAATAGGTATGTAAGAAAATTTGTGGAAATTAGCTATCAAAACATTTCCCGAGGAATGCATCAACATATTTCCAAGCCACTGTACTGAAATCAAACTGGTGACTGAACCTTCTCTCTCCCACTTCCCACAATATCACTGATTTGATGGCAGTCAGAAGTGGCACTAAACTTATTTTGTTGAAGGAAAGTAATAATGGCACACAAGACACGAAGAAGAGTACTCCAGAACATAGGCCTTAGGAATCCATTTTCCTTCCCATCATTCTCCACAAGGCACCCTTCACATCCTTGTTCCTCAAACTGTAGACCAGAGGGTTGAGCATGGGGGTGATTACTGCATAGAAGACAGCAACAAACTTGTCCTGGTCTGAGGATCTGTCTGGAGGTTTCAAATACATGGCCATAGCTGTGCCATAGAAGATCCCAACTACTGTAAGATGGGAGCCACATGTAGAAAGAGCCTTGCTCCAGCCCTGTGCTGAGCGGATCTTCAGCACTGCCAGACAAATGCGGAAGTATGTCACCAGGATGAAAGCAAAAGGTACTAGGAGAGTGAAAATGCTGCTGCCCACTCCCAAGCCCACATTGGCTGAAATATCTGAGCATGCCAATTTTACAATAGCCTGCACTTCACATACAAAATGATTGATGACATTGTGGCCACACAGTTGGATCTTCATGGTGAAGGATGGCACAAGCGCCAGAAGAGAAGCCAGTAGCCATGAGGAGGCAGCCAACCAGCAACACATCTGTTTGTTCATGGTAAGAGTGTAGTGAAGTGGGCTGCATATAGCCACAAATCGGTCATATGCCATGACAGCCAATAAAATGCATTCCGCTATCCCAAGGAAGAGACAGATGCACATCTGAGCAAAACATCTGGCACTGGATATGGTGGGTTTTTCTGCAAAGCTGTGGGTCAGCATCTGTGGGATTGTGGTGGATGTATAGCAGATATCAAGAAGGGAGAGGTTGCctaggaagaaatacatgggggTGTGGAGGTGGGAATCTACTACGATCAATAAAATTATGAGACTGTTCCCAATTATGATGATCAGGTAGAGGAAGAGAAACACTACAAAGAGCACCATGCGCATGAGGGGCTGGCTGGAGAGACCTGTCAGTATGAAGATCTCTGGCTCAGTCTCGTTATTGCCTTCAAGAATGGTGGAGTTGTGAAGTCTTCCCATGATGTGGAATTACCTGCAGGGAGGGCAAAAATGGACACAAAATACACTAGATAGAATGTTAAATGATGTCCCCCTGGATAATAATGGTGGACTCGTGATATCTTTGTTCcaattttgtttatttgtatGTTAAATTCAATGTGGCTATTTAGGAACAGGAATATGGCAGGCCAATAAGACATCTAATCAGCACCTGAGGCCAAGACCCTCACCAGCACCTGAATGGAAACTGTTGATCCCAACCCATGGTATGTAGAGTACCACATGCCAGTTCCCCTCAGCACCAAATCAACCTGCTCCCACAGCAGTGCACAGCACTTTCTACTTGTCAGTTTTCCCcagccccctttccctgctgccaTTGTTGCTCTTCCTCCCCGCAttcctcctccccatctcttcaAAAGGTAGAGCGCAGGGAGCAGACTGGAAGGAAGTATGGAGGAGTTGAGTGGTGGGCTAGATAGCCTAAAACACAATTCCTCTGCCATTCCTTCCAGTCTGttccccaccctctgccttttgaaaatgcAATTGCATGGTTATGCAAATGGCCTGTACACTTGCAGGAAGGCAAAAAACATGGCCGGTGCATGTGCACAGAAgctcaaactgggcccaaactgggctgaaccaggcCTGGGAGACTTGCGGGTGGATTGAGGGgaggttcagattcaaactgaaccgagaaaactgtttttgtgcacatccctagtacagggTGTGTGCAGGGCTTTCGTGGAGCGTCAGCTGCCATCTCTTCCACCAATCCATCGCCTGGTGGCCACCTCACCACATTTCATTAGTGAGCCAGCCCTGCACCTGACCTCAAAACACCCATAGGTAATGGGGAAGAAAGACCACAAACACAAACTTGAAACCACCACTCAGGCAATGACAGGTGTAAATTTGTGTATATAGTGGTTTATAATAGCCTTCAATCTAtatccatcaatttaccaggatAGTAAATGTGTACTGCACTGATTTTTAGATGAAGTAGTTTTAGTTCCCTTTCAAACAGATTTGatttgttaatctttttattaaaTAATACAATATTCAAAGGAAGAATGTTACATAAACATATCTAACTAACAATTCATTGAAAAATTTGTTTTATGAACTTTCTCATTATTGTATTCTGAGATCCACTGACAAACTTAACCGGGGCTATTTGTCATGTACTCCTGTTCCCACGTATTTGCAAAACCTTCTGTTGTTATGTGACTAAGACAGCATAAATAGATGTTTTCTTATTTGCTGGTATctactgtgtgtgtttgtttagatTATGGGTCTATTggggatactggctgacatagcGTGCAAGAGTACATCAGACCAATAATGTTGCATAtatgcaagttgtgcaaattacacaaattgtgcaaacacaaaaattgtgcaaacattTTCAATGGGCTTACTTATGTGTAACATTTGCACAATTTGGGTGTATGCAATGCTGCTGAGCTGACGTACCCTTGCGTAGTATGTCAGCTCctggacctcctcctcctcctttttttccatgaaaactgctttgtgaacttttgttgttgttgaaaagcagaagaatAATTGTAGTGTAGTTACTTACAGAGTTGCTTGCAGTACTACAGATCCCAGCAGTTGGTGAAGCAGAGCTATGAAGTAGCAGTACAAACAGAGACTCAGAGACagaggggcgattctcacaatcaacaaaaatcgggctaggagagcctagcccgatttttgttgatcgtaagaaccactgggctcgcagccgagcccggtggttcttgagtgggtaacccgctcaagaacccctgctaaaacgcaggtttgcagagcgagtgctccagtaaacctgctttttaggatcgtgagtagatccccgaccgggaggcaagaagccgcctcccagctccgggggtctccccaatatgccctgcacactcgcgcagggcatactggggcttgcgggggccacacagcccctgctccctccaccccccgccggctccgtcatggagccggccattgtgtgggcagccgatccggccgcccagcgctcccttcccgctcactgccccaaaccgggtctcactaatcgtgagacccggtccagagaCTGATAGGAAGCAAAAGGCTTAGTCAATATGTTGTTGCTTATTAAAGACTTTGATATAATTTACAACTTTGGAGCTATTTATTAAAGATTAAACAAGAGGTTACACAACAATGA
Above is a window of Hemicordylus capensis ecotype Gifberg chromosome 2, rHemCap1.1.pri, whole genome shotgun sequence DNA encoding:
- the LOC128343740 gene encoding olfactory receptor 13H1-like gives rise to the protein MGRLHNSTILEGNNETEPEIFILTGLSSQPLMRMVLFVVFLFLYLIIIIGNSLIILLIVVDSHLHTPMYFFLGNLSLLDICYTSTTIPQMLTHSFAEKPTISSARCFAQMCICLFLGIAECILLAVMAYDRFVAICSPLHYTLTMNKQMCCWLAASSWLLASLLALVPSFTMKIQLCGHNVINHFVCEVQAIVKLACSDISANVGLGVGSSIFTLLVPFAFILVTYFRICLAVLKIRSAQGWSKALSTCGSHLTVVGIFYGTAMAMYLKPPDRSSDQDKFVAVFYAVITPMLNPLVYSLRNKDVKGALWRMMGRKMDS